The DNA window ACTGCAAACCCAACCCAATACGGTGTGGTTTGGAGTACAGAAACTAATCCAACAGTTGATCTTACAACGAAAACAGAACTGGGTGCAAAAACGACAACCGGTGCATTTATATCTTCCATTACCGATTTAACTCCATTCACTAAGTACTACATTAATGCGTATGCCACAAACGCTGTAGGTACAAGTTATGGTAGCGAAGTGACTTTTACTACCCCCGCAGCAGCACCCAGTACTCCAACAGAGGTAGCTGCCATAGCTGGAAACGCCAAAGCAACGATAAGCTTCACTGCACCTGATGCTAATGGTAACCCCATAACCAGCTATATCGCTTCTTCGAGCCCGGGTAGCAAAACGGCAACAGGAACTGCAAGCCCATTAACGGTAGCTGGGTTGACCAATGGCATCGCATATACCTTTACAGTGGTTGCCATTAATGGAATAGGAACAAGTGACCCATCAGCATCATCAAACGGGGTAACACCGTTTGTCGATACCGAAAACCCAACAATATCCAATGTTCCTGCAAATATTTCAGTGAGCACCGATGCTGGTAAAAACTATGCAATTGTATCGTGGGTAGAACCTACCGCCAACGACAATGTCGCAGTAATCTCCTTTACTTCCAATCTTTTCAGTGGCTTGCTATTCTCAGTTGGAGAAACTACCGTTACCTACACCGCTACCGACGCCGATGGAAATACCGCAACCGCTAGCTTTACGGTTACGGTTAACGATACCGAAAAACCCGTAATTTCAGATATCCCGGCAAATATATTGGTTAGCACCGATGCTGGTAAAGATTATGCAACTGTGTCGTGGACTGAACCTACTGCAACCGATAATGTTGAGGTAATGCGTTTTATGCCTGATTACACTATCGATTCTCAATTCGCAGTTGGAGAAACTACCGTTACCTACACTGCAACTGACTATGTTGGGAATACTGAAACCGCTAGTTTTACAGTTACAGTAAATGATACTGAAAAACCTGTTATATCGGCTGTGCCTGCAAACATATCGATTAATACCGATGCAGGTAAAAGCTATGCAACCGTTTCGTGGATTGAGCCTACCGCCAACGACAACGTGGGCGTAACCGACTTTGCACCGGACCACGCCATTGGCTCGCAGTTCCCAGTTGGAATTACCACCGTTACCTACACCGCTACCGATGCCGCCGGGAATACCGAAACTGCAAGTTTTACAGTTACCGTAACCTCAACAACTGGGATCGATATAGTAACCAGTACCGAAGTTAACGTATACCCAAACCCGGTAACAGACATAGTGAACATTACCACCGGCAATTCCGCCGATAATGGAACCTACTCGATTGTCTCTATTTCCGGAACTATCGTTTCACAAGGTATTATTGCAAACGGGAAAGCCACCGCCAACCTAGAAAACCGAAGCGGCGGCACATACCTAGTGCAGATCCAACTTGGTAGCCTGCATTCCAGCTATCGTATAGTAAAAAGGTAAAATAAAGTTGGGTTTGGTTTTAAAGCCGTTCTTGGGAAACCGGAACGGCTTTTTTTTACCAATACAAAAATAATACACCCGCTGCACAAAAAGAGTATTGGCTGTTCCACATCCAAGAAAAAATTACACTTTTGCTAGGGATTGCTCACCTTACACCAAGGTGGCACGAAATATTTTATGCCAACTAGAGCAGCCTAAACTTAACCAGCATTTTTGCTCCAATCCTGTAAAGTTCGATTATTCTTCCTTCGCGGCTCTTGAACGATTCCTTGATTTCTGATAACACCACACTATTGGCGAGAACACTGCATTGCTTATTTGTAACAAAACATAAAGCACAGAATCCCTGCTTTAACTCAACAATAGTCATGCATTTGCATATTTTTCTTAATTTACCAAGATGCAAAATAAAATTGTTGATTTTTTGGTTTATCATAATGAGTAATTTCAGCATATATATATATTGCATTGAGTGGAGGCTCAAAAAATCATGATGATTCAGTTTGTCTTTCTCTCTGTAAAGGGACAAAACATTATACTACCATGAAAAATATTTTCAAAAAAATAGTCAAACCCATCAACGAAGACCCTTCTCCTCGCAAAGTGAAAGATAGTGAGGCAATTGATAATCATGATACATACAAACTTCTATCCGAAAAAATGACCGACGTGGTTTGGCTCATGGACTTTAAAGGAATGTGTATCTACGTATCACCTTCTATTACACAGTTTACCGGATTTAGCGAGGAGGAATACCTGAAGCAAACAATTGAAGACCGATTTACCCAAGAATCCGCCATCATTGCAAGAAAAATTCTTGAGGAAAGCCTAAGTAGTGAACAGTTTTCTTCTCCTACCATGTCAAAGTCATTTTCTATTACTCAAGAGTTGGAATATAGATGCAAGGATGGATCAACCAAGTGGGGTGAACTTTTAATTACCCCCTATTTTGGTAAGGAGGGACGATGTGAAGGAATTCATGGTGTAACAAGAGATATTACTCAAAGAAGAGGTTCGGAGGAGAATTTAAGAAATTCGTTGGCATTGCTGGAGGCAATCATGCAAACTACCGACAATGGAATTCTAGTTGTTGATTTACATGGCAGAATTGTTAAAACGAACAACCGGTTTGTTGAAATGTGGCAAATTTCTGACGAATTAATCCAAATGGCCAATGATGAGAAACTGCTCAACTTTATACTCAATCAACTTACCGACCCCAACACCCTAGTTGAAAAGGTAAAATATCTCTACAACCACCTTGCCGAAGAAAGCACCGATATTATCAACTTCAAAGACGGCCGTGTTTTTGAACGTTTTTCCAAAGCCATGATCATAGGCGATGAGCCAATTGGGCGGGTTTGGACCTTCATTGATATAACCGAACGGAAAAAAACAGAAGAACTTCTTCAAAACGAACGAACGCTGTTCAGAACAGTTATTGACCTAATTCCCGATGCAATTTATGTAAAGGATGTGGATGGCAAAAAAATTCTAGCAAACCCCAAGGAGGTTAAGCTTGCAGGAATGATTACTGAACAAGACACCATTGGGAAGGAAGACAATGCAATTTATTCACGGGAAGTTGCAAGCCACTCTCAAGGAGAAGACCAGCTCATTTTACAAACAGGTACTCCAATCTTTGAAATCGAAAGCACTCTAGTGGATAAAAATGGTGCTGAGCATTTCCTTTTAGGGTCAAAGGTTCCGTTGCGCGATATGTATGGAAACGTGACTGGAATTGTGGGCATTAATCACGAAATCACCGAAAGAAAACGTGCTGATGAATTGCTTCACCAAAGTGAGGAACGGTATCGGGCCTTGGTTGAGAATGTTGGTGAAGGGATTGGATTTGTCGATAAAAACGAGGTGTTTGAGTTTGCCAACCCCGTTGCAGAGGACATTTTTGGAGTTGAACGTGGAGGGTTAATTGGACGCAGCATCAAGGAGTTTGTGAGCAACGACCAGTTTACGTTAATCCAAAAACAAACTACTGCGCGAGAGCAAGGGGAAAGGAACAGCTACGAAATTGAAATAATCCAGCGCGGTGGTGAACGACGAAATATACTCATTACTGCTGTTCCCCAGTTTGATCAATTCGGAGTATTTATCGGTGCTTACGGGGTCCTAAGAGATATTACGGATATTGTCAAAGCTGAAAATGAAATTCGACTCTTGGCAAACGCCATGAAAAGTATATCTGAGTGCGTGAGCATTACCGATATGGACGATAGAATTATATTTGTGAATGAGGCGTTTTTGGAAACCTACGGCTATGCCATAGATGAACTGATAGGTTCGGAAATTAATTTGATTCGATCGCAGACCAACCATGAGGAATTAACAAAACAAATTCTCCCATCAACTATGCAGGGGAAATGGGAAGGTGAGCTGATAAATAGAAGGAAGAATGGTGAAGAATTTCCAGTGCACCTCTCAACCTCATTGGTACACGACACCAATGGGGTACCCATAGCCCTAATTGGAGTTGCTTCGGACATAACAGAACGCAAGAAAAGTGAAAAAATAATTCAAAACCAGAATCAAGAACTGATAGAACTCAATGCTACTAAAGATAAATTCTTCTCCATTATTGCGCATGACCTCAAGAACCCGCTTAGCACACTCCTTGCCGGAACGGAGTTGTTGTTGAAAAATTTCCGCAACATTCAGGCCGACAAGACCGAAACCATTCTTAAAAACTTAAACTCCAACACCCAACAAACATTCAAACTGCTAGAAAACTTGTTAGACTGGGCACGAAATCAGCAAAACAGAATGGAGTTTAACCCAGAGGTAATCGATATTGGGGAAGTTGCAAATCAAATTGTAGCCTTTCTAGGACCGACAGCAACTTCAAAAAACATTACCCTGTTGCAAGAGATTATTTCACCAAGTGTGGCAATTGCAGATGCCTATATGATAAATGCCATTTTGCGGAACCTAATCAGCAACGCTATTAAGTTTACTCGGCCCGAAGGAGTTATAAATATTAGAGCCATTGAGCTCGACGGTGCAGTTCAAGTATCTGTCTCCGATAATGGTGTTGGCATTAAGCCGGAAGAGGTTGAAAAAATATTCCGCATTGACACTAATGCTAGTAAGCTGGGAACCTCTGGCGAAAAAGGTACCGGTTTAGGTCTTTTGCTCTGCAAGGAGTTTGTGGATAAGCACGGTGGTGCTATCTGGGTTGAAAGTGAAGTTGGAAAAGGAAGTACTTTCTTCTTTACACTACCTGCAGTGGAATAAAAGCCAATGATTATCTTTGGTTTTGATGGATTCCTTGGGGAAGCTTCACTCTGATGTTGTAAAGGAAACCTTTATTCCTTTTATTTGCACGTTATAACCGCCACAACATACTATGCCAGCAAATAATCAAAGGATAAAGTTTCAGAGAGGAATAGCATTGCTGTTTTTTACCTCATTATGCATATGGCTAATCAATTCCTCAATTAATAATCATATAGCGGAGAACAATGAAAGATGGATTCATCTTGCGAAGTCTGTTGTCGCATCGATGCCCGCAGATGAAATATTAAAATTGAATGAGGCCAACAACCTAACACAAGAGCAATCATATAAAACAATAGAGAATAGTTTAGTTGAAGTTGTAGATATAAACAAAGGAGCAAGAACTGCATATATCTACACCATGAAAAATGGAAAGGCATTCATCTTAGCCGATTCTAAAGCAGGCACACCACGCATTAATACAGAACCCCGTGAAGCGGCTTTAGTTGGAATTCAAACATTCAAAAACGGAGCTGCCCAAATATATGGTTATCATTCAAGTGGCTGGAGTTCATGGAAAAGCGTCCTAGTTCCTATTGTTGATAAATCAACCGGAAAAACGGTTGCAGTTTTTGGTTTAGAATTTGATTCAACCACTTGGCGTTCATTCCAACTCCGTGAACTCATAGTAACGTTTTTGCTGATTTTGATATCGTTAATGTTGGCTTACATCCTCTTTAAAAGGAAAAGCAAAAAAAACGACCAAGATTTCGGGACATCGCAGAACAACGCAGTCGAAAATAAGATTCAATTGATTGCCTTAGCCTTGAAGGGCGTAAACTTATTGGTTTGTGTCACGGACTTAGAAAACAAATTTCTATTTGTAAATCAGGTCTTCTTGGATAAGTATGGCTATAAGGAATCTGAATTAATAGGAAAGTCGGTCTTCACGGTTTTCTCATCAAAAAACAGTGAGGAGATTTTAGGTGAACTAATAAATTCCTCCCAAGCAGATGGCTGGGAAGGTGAATTGCTCACCACGGGGAGGAACGGCCAAGAGTTTACTATTCATCTTTCTACTGCCCCACTATATGAAGAGCATTCCAAGCGCATAGCAACCATTTATGTTGCAAATGACATCACCCAAATGATTAGTGATCAGGCTCTACTCGCTCAAAGCGAGGAACGATTTCGGCTTGCCGCCAAAGCCACCAAAGATGCTGTCTGGGAGCGTGATTTAATAACAAACAAGCAATGGCACAGCGATAATTTTCAAACTATTTTTGGATGGATTGATGAACCTTTAGAATATACCGATAGCGATACAGTCAGCAAAGTTCACCCCGACGACAGACAACGATCATTTGAAAAAGTTCACCAATTCTTTACCTCTGATGATGATTATTGGGAAGACGAATACAGGTATCAGCGAAAAGATGGTACGTATGCTTGGGTGCTCGACAGGGCATATAAGCTTCGAGATAAAAAAGGAAAACCAATTCGCGTGATTGGTGCGATGCAAGATCTCACAGAAAGAAAAGAGGCAGAACTTGAACTTTTTAAAGCCAAAGAAAAAGCAGAGGAGAGCGACCAGTTAAAAACAGCATTCCTGCAGAATATCTCTCACGAGATTCGAACACCACTGAATGTAATTATAGGTTTTTCTCGATTCCTAAGTGACTCCGATTTGACCCCTGAAAAAAGAAATTATTTCGCTAAAATAATAGAACAGAGCGGAACTCAGCTGCATTCAATTGTATCTGACATTATATCCATTTCCACCATCCAAACTGGTCAAGAAATTATTTCCGAAAGGGAGATAGATCTAAGCGTAATGTTGAGCCGTCTTTATGAGCAGTTCTTACCCAAAGCCCAAGAACAGCTTGTTACCCTTACACTTGGGCCGATTTTACCTGAAAGTAATATCAGCATTATTACTGATGAATCAAAACTCATTCAAACACTTTCGAAACTAATTAATAATGCCCTGAAATTTACCCCCCAAGGAGGCATCGATTTTGGCTTTAGGGTCAAGGATGCATTCCTAGAGTTCTACGTGAAAGATACAGGGGTTGGAATTCCAAAAGAGTTGTATGAAGAAGTATTCAAAAACTTTCAGAAGAACGATACCTCTTCGTCGCACCTATATCGTGGTACTGGGCTTGGGCTGTCGATAGCCAAAGCATATGTAAAGATGCTAGGAGGCGAAATCTGGTTTACTTCAGAACTGGGAGTCGGTTCAACTTTTTATTTTACAATTCCTTATAAAAAAGGTGAGGCAAATACCCTTACTGAAATAATAGCCGTTTCACCATCCAAGATGAATGTTAAGAATCCAAAACAGACCATATTGATTGCCGAGGATGAAGCTTCCAATACTCTTCTTTTAAAAGTAATGCTTGCAAAGCTTAATCTAACCATAGTTGATGCCAAAAATGGGATGGAGGCAGTCGAGATTTGCCAATCCAACAAGCATGTCGATTTAGTGCTTATGGATATAAAGATGCCGGTAATGAATGGTATTGAAGCCACAAAGCATATACGAGCACTCTTACCCGATTTGCCAATAATTGCTCAAACGGCATACGCTAGCGCTCAAGACCGGATTGAAATTATGGCCAGCGGGTGCTCCGATTTTATAAGCAAACCAATAAATCAAGAACTTTTAATTTCCATGGTAAATAAGCATTTAAAAAAGCCATAAGCAATGTGCCTCTAGTGCATGTTACTCAAATCATGGTATGATTCGTTTTTTGAAAAAACCAAGTTTGCGATAGTTCTGCAAATTTGGTAAATATTCTAAATATGAGTAACTTAAAAACTACTTTAAGTTTACGGCATAAGTTTTGATAGTATGTGTAAGGATTCCGCGCTAAGCTAATTTACCAACCGGCAAGGTTAATAATTTGGTGGCACGGTTCAGTAATAAATAACACTGCAATGAAAACGCTAAAAAAGATTGGAATAACCCTCTTTGTGTTGATGATTTTCATCTCGCTAGATGGTTGTGTGATAACTGCTCCCCTACCTCAATCCGTGCAATACACCAATCCCGCTTGGGCTCCAGATTACTACCAAGGTGTACGCTACTACTATTTCCCTGATATTGAAGCCTACTATGATCTCTCCAATCAAAGCTTTGTATATCTCAGCAACGGACAATGGACTGAATCATATAACCTGCCACCCGCCTACTCCAATTTCAACTTATATGGTGCCTATGTGGTTGGGGTAAACGTGCATGTTTATCAGCCATGGGTACA is part of the Williamwhitmania sp. genome and encodes:
- a CDS encoding PAS domain S-box protein, whose amino-acid sequence is MLFFTSLCIWLINSSINNHIAENNERWIHLAKSVVASMPADEILKLNEANNLTQEQSYKTIENSLVEVVDINKGARTAYIYTMKNGKAFILADSKAGTPRINTEPREAALVGIQTFKNGAAQIYGYHSSGWSSWKSVLVPIVDKSTGKTVAVFGLEFDSTTWRSFQLRELIVTFLLILISLMLAYILFKRKSKKNDQDFGTSQNNAVENKIQLIALALKGVNLLVCVTDLENKFLFVNQVFLDKYGYKESELIGKSVFTVFSSKNSEEILGELINSSQADGWEGELLTTGRNGQEFTIHLSTAPLYEEHSKRIATIYVANDITQMISDQALLAQSEERFRLAAKATKDAVWERDLITNKQWHSDNFQTIFGWIDEPLEYTDSDTVSKVHPDDRQRSFEKVHQFFTSDDDYWEDEYRYQRKDGTYAWVLDRAYKLRDKKGKPIRVIGAMQDLTERKEAELELFKAKEKAEESDQLKTAFLQNISHEIRTPLNVIIGFSRFLSDSDLTPEKRNYFAKIIEQSGTQLHSIVSDIISISTIQTGQEIISEREIDLSVMLSRLYEQFLPKAQEQLVTLTLGPILPESNISIITDESKLIQTLSKLINNALKFTPQGGIDFGFRVKDAFLEFYVKDTGVGIPKELYEEVFKNFQKNDTSSSHLYRGTGLGLSIAKAYVKMLGGEIWFTSELGVGSTFYFTIPYKKGEANTLTEIIAVSPSKMNVKNPKQTILIAEDEASNTLLLKVMLAKLNLTIVDAKNGMEAVEICQSNKHVDLVLMDIKMPVMNGIEATKHIRALLPDLPIIAQTAYASAQDRIEIMASGCSDFISKPINQELLISMVNKHLKKP
- a CDS encoding PAS domain S-box protein, with the protein product MKNIFKKIVKPINEDPSPRKVKDSEAIDNHDTYKLLSEKMTDVVWLMDFKGMCIYVSPSITQFTGFSEEEYLKQTIEDRFTQESAIIARKILEESLSSEQFSSPTMSKSFSITQELEYRCKDGSTKWGELLITPYFGKEGRCEGIHGVTRDITQRRGSEENLRNSLALLEAIMQTTDNGILVVDLHGRIVKTNNRFVEMWQISDELIQMANDEKLLNFILNQLTDPNTLVEKVKYLYNHLAEESTDIINFKDGRVFERFSKAMIIGDEPIGRVWTFIDITERKKTEELLQNERTLFRTVIDLIPDAIYVKDVDGKKILANPKEVKLAGMITEQDTIGKEDNAIYSREVASHSQGEDQLILQTGTPIFEIESTLVDKNGAEHFLLGSKVPLRDMYGNVTGIVGINHEITERKRADELLHQSEERYRALVENVGEGIGFVDKNEVFEFANPVAEDIFGVERGGLIGRSIKEFVSNDQFTLIQKQTTAREQGERNSYEIEIIQRGGERRNILITAVPQFDQFGVFIGAYGVLRDITDIVKAENEIRLLANAMKSISECVSITDMDDRIIFVNEAFLETYGYAIDELIGSEINLIRSQTNHEELTKQILPSTMQGKWEGELINRRKNGEEFPVHLSTSLVHDTNGVPIALIGVASDITERKKSEKIIQNQNQELIELNATKDKFFSIIAHDLKNPLSTLLAGTELLLKNFRNIQADKTETILKNLNSNTQQTFKLLENLLDWARNQQNRMEFNPEVIDIGEVANQIVAFLGPTATSKNITLLQEIISPSVAIADAYMINAILRNLISNAIKFTRPEGVINIRAIELDGAVQVSVSDNGVGIKPEEVEKIFRIDTNASKLGTSGEKGTGLGLLLCKEFVDKHGGAIWVESEVGKGSTFFFTLPAVE